One genomic window of Methyloceanibacter sp. wino2 includes the following:
- the clpA gene encoding ATP-dependent Clp protease ATP-binding subunit ClpA: MASFSTSLEQALRRALQYANERSHEYATLEHLLLSLLDDRDAAAVMRACDVDLDLLREKLTGYVDNELSGLVLDNHGDAQPTAGFQRVIHRAVAHVQSSGREEVTGANVLVAIFAERESHAAFFLQEQHMTRFDAVNYISHGIAKRGGMSDARPVRGIDDDAATVEGGDDKKRGADALEVYCINLNQKARTGRIDPLIGREAEVQRTIQVLCRRQKNNPLFVGDPGVGKTAIAEGLARRIVMADVPEVLSDATIFQLDMGALLAGTRYRGDFEERLKAVMREIENFPGAIMFIDEIHTVIGAGATSGGAMDASNLLKPALQSGSLRCIGSTTYKEYRQHFEKDRALVRRFQKIDVKEPSVPDTIEILKGLKPYFEDFHRIRYTNQAIKSAVELSAKYIHDRKLPDKAIDVIDETGASQMLVPERQRRKTIGVKEVENTIATMARIPPKTISKTDAEVLRGIDEDLKRVVFGQDKAIEALGAAIKLSRAGLREPGKPIGCYMFSGPTGVGKTEVARQLATLLGVELLRFDMSEYMERHTVSRLIGAPPGYVGFDQGGLLTDGVDQHPHCVLLLDEVEKAHPDLFNILLQVMDHGKLTDHNGKHVDFQNVILIMTTNAGAADMAKAAIGFNRTKREGDDEEAINRLFSPEFRNRLDAIIPFGALPASVIAQVVEKFVFQLEAQLGDRNITIELTPEANAWLADRGYDEKFGARPLARVIQENIKKPLAEEILFGALKDGGTVRVVVKEEAGEKGLDFDYISADAPIKPRDSDEKDAEAKVKAKAKASKPKTKRSRKPRGGAKESGSGSVPKVPLGED, from the coding sequence GTGGCTTCTTTTTCGACCAGTTTAGAGCAGGCACTCCGGCGCGCGCTTCAATATGCGAACGAGCGCAGCCATGAGTATGCGACGCTGGAGCACCTGCTCCTGTCGCTTTTGGACGACCGCGACGCGGCCGCCGTCATGCGTGCCTGCGACGTCGATCTTGATCTGCTGCGGGAAAAGCTCACCGGCTATGTCGACAATGAGCTGTCCGGCCTCGTGCTCGACAACCATGGCGACGCGCAGCCGACCGCCGGCTTTCAGCGCGTGATCCATCGCGCCGTTGCCCATGTGCAGTCGAGCGGCCGGGAAGAGGTGACCGGCGCCAATGTGCTGGTCGCGATCTTCGCCGAGCGGGAAAGCCATGCCGCGTTCTTCCTGCAAGAGCAGCACATGACGCGATTCGATGCGGTCAACTACATCAGTCATGGCATCGCCAAGCGCGGTGGCATGTCCGACGCGCGGCCCGTGCGCGGCATCGACGACGATGCGGCGACTGTGGAAGGCGGCGACGACAAGAAGCGCGGCGCCGATGCGCTCGAGGTCTACTGCATCAACCTGAACCAGAAGGCCCGCACCGGGCGGATCGACCCTCTCATCGGCCGCGAGGCCGAAGTGCAGCGCACGATCCAGGTCCTGTGCCGCCGCCAAAAGAACAACCCGCTCTTCGTGGGCGACCCGGGCGTTGGCAAGACCGCTATCGCCGAAGGTCTCGCGCGGCGCATCGTCATGGCCGACGTGCCGGAAGTGCTGTCCGACGCCACTATCTTCCAGCTGGATATGGGCGCGCTGCTGGCGGGCACGCGCTATCGCGGCGACTTCGAGGAGCGCCTCAAGGCGGTGATGCGGGAGATCGAGAACTTCCCGGGCGCCATCATGTTTATCGACGAGATCCACACGGTGATCGGCGCGGGCGCGACCTCGGGCGGCGCCATGGACGCGTCGAACCTGTTGAAGCCGGCGCTGCAATCGGGCTCGCTGCGCTGCATCGGCTCGACCACCTACAAGGAATACCGTCAGCACTTCGAGAAGGACCGGGCGCTGGTGCGACGGTTCCAGAAGATCGACGTGAAGGAGCCGTCCGTGCCCGACACGATCGAAATTCTGAAGGGCCTCAAGCCTTATTTCGAGGACTTCCATCGCATTCGCTACACGAACCAGGCGATCAAGTCCGCGGTGGAGCTGTCGGCGAAATACATTCACGACCGCAAGCTGCCCGACAAGGCGATCGACGTGATCGACGAGACGGGCGCCTCGCAGATGCTCGTGCCCGAGCGTCAGCGGCGGAAGACCATCGGCGTCAAGGAGGTGGAGAACACCATCGCCACCATGGCCCGCATCCCGCCAAAGACCATCTCCAAGACCGACGCGGAGGTGCTGCGCGGGATCGACGAGGATCTGAAGCGCGTCGTGTTCGGGCAGGACAAAGCCATCGAGGCCTTGGGAGCGGCCATCAAGCTGAGCCGCGCGGGTCTGCGCGAGCCGGGCAAGCCCATCGGTTGCTACATGTTCTCGGGCCCCACCGGCGTCGGAAAGACCGAGGTCGCACGCCAGCTCGCCACGCTGCTCGGCGTCGAGCTGCTGCGCTTCGACATGAGCGAGTACATGGAGCGCCACACCGTGTCGCGCCTGATCGGTGCGCCTCCCGGCTATGTGGGCTTCGACCAAGGCGGTCTGCTGACCGACGGTGTGGACCAGCATCCGCACTGCGTGCTGCTGCTCGACGAGGTCGAGAAGGCTCACCCGGACTTGTTCAACATCCTCCTGCAGGTGATGGATCACGGCAAGCTGACCGATCACAACGGCAAGCACGTGGACTTCCAGAACGTCATCCTGATCATGACGACGAATGCCGGCGCGGCCGACATGGCCAAGGCGGCGATCGGGTTCAACCGCACCAAGCGCGAGGGCGACGATGAGGAGGCGATCAACCGCCTGTTCTCGCCGGAGTTCCGCAACCGGCTCGATGCGATCATCCCGTTCGGCGCGCTGCCGGCGTCGGTCATCGCGCAGGTCGTCGAGAAGTTCGTGTTCCAGCTCGAAGCCCAGCTTGGAGACCGGAACATCACCATCGAGCTGACCCCGGAAGCCAATGCTTGGCTGGCGGACCGCGGCTACGACGAGAAGTTCGGCGCACGGCCGCTGGCTCGTGTGATCCAGGAGAACATCAAGAAGCCGCTGGCGGAGGAGATCCTCTTCGGTGCGCTGAAGGATGGCGGCACGGTGCGCGTGGTCGTGAAGGAAGAAGCCGGCGAAAAAGGCCTCGACTTCGACTACATCTCGGCCGACGCCCCGATCAAACCGCGCGACTCCGACGAGAAGGACGCCGAGGCCAAGGTCAAGGCGAAAGCCAAGGCCTCGAAGCCGAAGACCAAGCGCAGCCGCAAACCCCGTGGCGGCGCGAAGGAAAGCGGCTCGGGCTCCGTGCCGAAGGTCCCGCTCGGCGAAGACTGA
- the clpS gene encoding ATP-dependent Clp protease adapter ClpS: MARNDEPRRDDDSGTQIVTKARPKTKRPSLYKVLLLNDDYTPMDFVVYILERFFNKAPEEATRIMLHVHQKGVGICGVYTYEVAETKVAQVTSFARQHEHPLQCTMEKE; encoded by the coding sequence ATGGCGCGCAATGACGAACCGCGCCGGGACGACGACTCCGGCACCCAGATTGTTACGAAGGCACGGCCCAAGACAAAACGGCCGAGCCTCTACAAGGTGTTGTTGCTCAATGACGATTACACGCCGATGGATTTCGTCGTGTACATCCTCGAGCGGTTTTTCAACAAAGCGCCGGAGGAGGCGACCCGCATCATGCTGCACGTCCATCAAAAGGGCGTCGGCATCTGTGGGGTCTACACTTACGAGGTTGCCGAGACTAAGGTAGCTCAGGTCACCAGCTTTGCCCGTCAGCACGAGCATCCGCTTCAATGCACGATGGAGAAAGAGTAG
- a CDS encoding HIT family protein, which produces MADNDAAAYDPENIFAKMLKGEIPCHKLYEDDDTLAFLDIMPRTEGHALVITKEPAADLFGISPQGLGKLMTVVQTLAPKIKQAVGADGILIQQFNGAAAGQTVFHLHVHIIPRKDGFPMRAEGSKMANPEELKATAEKIRAVLNG; this is translated from the coding sequence ATGGCAGACAACGATGCGGCGGCGTACGACCCGGAGAACATCTTCGCCAAAATGCTCAAAGGCGAGATCCCCTGCCACAAGCTCTACGAGGACGACGACACCCTCGCCTTCCTCGACATCATGCCGCGTACGGAAGGCCACGCCCTCGTCATCACCAAGGAGCCTGCGGCGGACCTGTTCGGGATCTCACCGCAAGGCCTCGGGAAGCTCATGACCGTCGTGCAAACGCTCGCGCCGAAGATCAAGCAGGCGGTCGGCGCCGACGGCATTCTCATCCAACAGTTCAACGGCGCGGCGGCCGGCCAGACCGTGTTCCACCTTCACGTCCACATCATCCCCCGTAAGGACGGCTTCCCCATGCGGGCCGAGGGCTCAAAGATGGCCAACCCCGAGGAACTCAAAGCCACCGCCGAGAAGATTAGGGCTGTGCTGAACGGCTAG